The following DNA comes from Mucisphaera calidilacus.
ATCTCTTCATCGTTCCAGCCACACAGCACAATGTGGTCATTCGTGTCGGCAGAGGGCTTGGCGGGAAGCACCCAGTAGCCCGTGTCGATGTCACCCGCTGCCGCTACCGGCTCCTGCCGGACAAGATCGAGGTAGATCGGCAGCTGCAGATCAATCCAGGTCTCGACGCTCGATCGCCAGTGCTTCTTACGCGGATCATCAACGTTGTCGAACGTCTTGTAATCGAGCACCTGCCAGCCGCCATCAGGATGACGGTCGATGCGGTCGATCTTCCCCTTGATGGTCATCGTCCGACCCCCAACCGCAACCGGCAGCCGCAACGATTCCTCCACAGCAACGATCTCCCACCCCTGCTCCCAACGCGCGTGCTGCATCGCGGCAACCGGCGCCAGACGCTCACGGGCCTGCATGACCTGCAGCCGAAGCGTCGGCGACAGCACGGCCCCCATCCGGGCACGCGCACAACGGTCCAGCGCCTCATCAAGCCAAAGCCCGATCCGCGCCTCGCTCGAACGGTCCGCCGGATCCACGTCCTTGAGCGTGGCCAGAACCTCGTGCATCAGCGTGCCGAAGCCCGCCGCGTCCAGCTCGTACGCCGCATCGCCACTGACCCGCAGCCGACGCACGTGCTTGAGGTAGAAGCGGTACGGACAGCTGATGTAATCGCGAAACGCCGTCACACTGACCCGCTCCGGCACCGCCACCGACGCCGGCGGACAAGCCATCAAAAAGCGATTCGCCTTCCCAGGCTCAATGACCTGCAAACGCTCCGCCGCCGCGTCACGCCGCGTAAGAAACCGCTGGAGCCTCGCGATCTGCGTCGCACGATCGCCGCCCAGCAGCGGCAGACTCGGCAGCAGCGGATCGTCCTCCGCCGACCGACCCGTCGCGATCAGCGTCACCCTGTCCCGTGACCCGATCGCCGTGCCGAGTGCCCACAGATCACGCGCACAGCGACGCGTCGCCGTGTCGATACCCAGACGAACACGAAGAGACTCGGGCAGAAGACGGTCGGGACGAGGACGAGCCGGGAACTGCCCCTCGTTCAGACCGGCGACCACCAGCACCGGCGAAGGATCGAAGGCAAGCTCCAGCACGCCCACGATCGCCAGCGCCGACTCATCAACCGGCAGCCCCACCGACGCCGACGCCGCATCCAGCAACCAGCCCCACGCCTCCTCCAGCGAAAGCTCGGGCTGCTCCACCACACCGCCCGCGAGCTGACTCACCGCATCGATCTGCTCCAGCAACACCTCCAGCGACTCGCCGAGCAACGGCAACGCCTCCTTCGCGTGCCCCTCATGGTTGTACAGACCCTCCAGCGCCGAGCGGATCACCCCGGCCCAGCCGCACAGCAGACGAGGCCGCTCCAGGTCCCCGGGCAGCAAAGCGAGCAGAGCCTCCACAAGCGGGCCGAGCGCCTCGGCCTGACCACGCAGCCAGGACGCGTCAATCTCGCCGATCACCGCCTCGCTCGCGACGCGGTCAAGAACACCAACAACGTCCGGAGGCGGCGCCGAGGCCAAACCGCAATGCCGCAGGTAGAGCAGCGCATCGGGATGCCTGAGCAGCACGGCGAGGTCGTCCAGCCTGCGCGACTCGGCAAACCGGATCAGCAGGCCCAGCAACGTCGCCGGCGGCGTCTGCTCAAGAGGCATCGAACCGATCACCGCCGCAGACGTCCCCGCCATCGTGATCGCCGCGCGGATCGGCTCGCTCAGCGTCGGCGAAGTCGTCACCACAGCCACGTCACCCGCGTCGTACCCCGCCCCCCGCGTATGCCCCTCGATCGCCTCGACCACCGCCACGTTCTGGTCCGTAGCACGCTCGACAAACCGCAGACACGCGTCATCCAGCGTCGGCGAACGCCCCGCCCAGACCTCACCCACAGCCACGCCAAGATCATCGAAAGCCTCGGCATCACCCTCCGGAGCACCCACCAGCGCCGTCACACGATCCGACACGCAGCGCAACAGCCTCTGCAGCAAGCGCTGAGGCGACATCACACCCAGAAGCAGGATCTCACGCTCGACACGAACCTCGCCCCGCTCGACACAACCCGCGACGTGCCGCCAACGATCCTTGAGACCCAGCCGCTCGAGTGCCTCGAGATAGGCACGCTCCAGCAAAGCAAACGCCTCGTACCGAGCCATCGACGGGATATCCACGCCAGCCTCACGCAACCGGTCAGGCAGCGTCTCAGCCGCAAGGCCCTCGAGCAGCAGTTCATCACTCGTGCGCATCATCCACGTCACCAAAGACTCCCCCGCCGCACCCGAGACACTCGCCGCATTCGGAATGAGCGCTTCGATCGCTGCCGGATCCACCCGCTCCAGGACCGACCTGCGAACCAGCAGCGACTGCCACGGCGTAGCCAGCGTCGGATCGTTCGGCACCGCCAACCGCATCAGCCGCTCCGGGGCGGTGAGCTCAGGCGGCAGCAGAACACGCCCGTCCGCCTCCGCCCGCGCGACCAGCCGGTCGAGCAACTGCCGACGCGCACGGTCCGACGGAATCGCGATCAACACTCCCGTCAGGTCCCACGCGGGTGTTGACACGTCACCAGCGGGGTAGGCACGCGCAATCGCCGCCACGGCGAGATCAAGAAGCGGCTGTCCCTGTCCCAGGAAGATTCTGCGTGCGGGCATCGCCACATCCTCACGCATCGCCCCGCCCTCAGCAAGCCCGGGTGCCGATCGGCCCGAAAGGCGCTATGCTGTGGCCATGAACGCACTCGAAGAAAGAATCGCACAGTGGGAGCGGATGGCCGCCGAAGCTCCCGATGACATGGCCTACTTCAGCCTTGGCAACGCCTACCGCGAAGCCGAGCGTCACGAGGACGCCGCCGGCGCCTATCAGAAGGCGATCGACCTCAATGCGGGCATGTCCCGAGCCTACCAGCACCTCGGCCAGGTCCTGATCAAGACCGACAAACGCGACGAGGCCGCCGAGGTCCTGACCAAGGGCTACAAAGTCGCCGCGGAGCGAGGCGACGTCATGCCCCAGAAGGCGATGGGCTCGCTGCTCGAGCAGATCGACGCCCCCCTGCCCGAAGTCGTCGACGCCGCGGCCCAGAAGGCCGAGGTCGAGGCCTCAGGCGACATGGTCCTCGACCGCCGCTACGGTCAGCCACAACCCAGACTCGCCGACCCGCCCATGCGTGGCCCCATCGGACAGTTCATCTATGACCACTTCGGTCAGGTGACCTGGAACGAGTGGATCGGCCAAGGCACCAAGGTCATCAACGAACTGCGCCTCGATTTCTCAAATCCTGCCCACCAAGACGTTTATGAACAACAGATGCTCGAATGGCTCCAGGTTTCCATGGAGGAAATCGAGCAGTACAACGCCGACAAACCCGCGTGAAAAGTCCGTGAAACCTGAGTTTCGGCACACCGAATACTTCTTTGAGTAGCCTTCGGCGTGGGTTAAGATACATTTGAAGTGATCAGGCAGCCGGTTGTGGCTGCCCAACTTATCAGTGTACCACTGGCGAATCTGCACAAGAGAAGGGTAACGAGATGGATCGAACACAGGTTTCTGCGCGTTGGCTGCTCACCGCCGCACTGGCTACCGGCCTCACAACGCAAGCATACGCTGAGGGCGAAATCGAATTCAACGATGACCTGCTGAGCGCTCAGCCCATCACCGACAGCTACGTCTATGGCTACCTGGGCGATGGCGGCTTCGGAACGGTCTTCATCGACTACGAACTCTACGGCCCCGACGATTTCGCCTTGCAGACCACGCTCTTTGGCGATACCTCCGATTACTACTACTACGACGGCTTCACGCCCGGCCGTGACTTCGTCGTCATCCTCGATAACGACCCCAGCTCAGGCGGCGGCTACGGCTACTTCACCCCGCCCCTGCCCGGACCCGACGCCGACGACGATGACATCGCCGGCACCGGCTTTGCAAGCGTCGGCTTCACCGGCGCCGACCTGACCCTTGGGCTCGGCGACGGCACAGGCGATCCCTCCACCGGCCTCCTCGACACCGACGACGACGGAAGCCCCCTCGGCAACGGCGTCGCCTCGGCAATCGCGGGCACCGTCAACCCCGACGGCTCCATCGAAGTCTTCGTCTCCGGCTACCCCGACGGTCTCGACGGTACTGACGAGACCCCACCCTTCGACGGCAGCGCCTACGACGACGGCAACGGAAACTTCTCCGGCCATGGCGAAGAAGGCGACTACCTCATGTACATCATCTTCGACGTCGCCGACCCCTACGAGGCCGTCGACTTCGAGTACTTCCTGCCCGCTCAGGAACTGACCCCCGACGTCGACTTCTACCGCTGGGATAACGAACCCTACGCGCCCGGCCAGATGGTCCGTGCCTACACCTATGGCTACAGCGAATCCGAGTACAGCGATCTGGACCTCATGATGGCTGTATACGACGACGCGGGCAACGAAATCGCCTTCAGCGACGACGGGCCGTTCGGCGTCGACCCGGCCGTCAACCTCGTCGTCCCCATCGATGGCGTCTTCAACATCGGTATCACCGGTTATCCCGACTACGATTTCCTCGGCGATCACTCCGAAACCGGTAGCTACGACCTCTACCTCGATCTGCTCGGCGACCTGAATTACGATGGCATCGTCGATGCCAACGACATCGACAACCTCTTCGGCAACATCGGCAGCTACGACCTGTACGCCGACATCAACCTCGACGGCAACGTGGATGACAACGACGTCGATGACCTGCTCGCGTGGCTCTTCGGCACCGTGCGTGGCGACGCCAACCTCGACGGCTCAGTCGACCTGCTCGACCTCTCGCTGCTCGCCGGTAACTTCGACCAGATCGGCGACTGGGCCGGCGGCGACTTCAACGGCGACGGCGTCGTCGACCTGCTCGACCTCTCCATCCTCGCTGGCAACTTCGGCTTCGCCGGCTTCGCGGTTCCTCTGCCCACCCCCGCCAGCGGCGCATTGCTCGCGACCCTCGCGCTCGCGGGCCTGCGACGCCGATCGGCCTGACCACCGACACCAGCCCCCGCCTCACCACGAACCCGCCAAAAGGCGGGTTTTTTCGTGCCCGACGACCGCCAGTCCCTTTGTAAACTGGTGTTATGAAATACCTGCCTGCGCTCATCGCGTTCCTGACCATCCTGCTCACGGGCTGTGCGGTCACGCCGACAACCACCACCACCGGCGCATCAACATGGTTCGACGACGTGCTCGGCGTCCGGGAGGGGCGCTACGGCGGCCTCTTCGACGACCCGGAGGCTCACCGCGTCCAGATCCTCGTCTCCGAGGTCATCGAGCGCAACGGCAAACCCGCCGTCCTCAAACGCTACCACTACCGCGTCGATGCCGAGTACATCTACCCCGCCAGCTCGATCAAGGTGGCCGGCTGCGTCGCTGCCCTGCTCGAACTCCAGCGGCTCGCCGAGCAAACCGGCCTCCCCCTCGATGCCGACACCCCCCTGATGCTCTACCCCCGACAGCCCGACGGCAACATCACCACACGCGACGACAGCAACGTCTACAACGGCACCATCACCCTCCATCAGGAGATCCGCAAGGTCTGCTTCGTCTCCTCCAACGAGGGCTACAACCGCCTGTTCGACTTCGTCGGCCGCGACCGGCTCAACAAGGACATGTGGGACGCCGGCCTCAAGAGCTTCCGCCTGCGCCACCGCCTCTCCGAACCGGGCGACGAGAACTGGCAACGCTGGACGCCGCAGATCGACATGATCCTCGACGAACGCGTCCACACCCTCCCCGAGCGGACCGCCACGCTGACACTGCCGCCCTCACAAGTCCCCGGCTCGATGCTCCTGGGCAAACGCTACTACGACTGGGACGGCAACCTCATCCAGCAGCCGTTCGACTTCACCACCAAGAACCACGTGTCCCTGATCGACCTCCAGGACATGCTCATCATGATCGCCAGGCCGGAGATCGACCTCGGCAAACCCGGCTTTCCGCTCACCGACGTCCACCGCGCCCTGCTCATGCAGACGCTCTCGCAGGACCCGCTGGAATCCAAGAATCCCGTCTACCCCGCGACCCGCTACGAGCCCGGCTTCGCCGACAGCTGGTACGTCCCCGGCATCGCCCGCGTCGTGCCCCGACCCGCGATCTTCAGCGTCGACAAGAGCGGCCAGGCCTACGGCTTCCAGATCGACAACGCCTACTTCCTCGACCGCTCCACAGGCGCTTCCTTCTTCGTCACCGCGGTTGCCTACAACAACCCCAACCAGACGCTCAACGACAACACCTACAACTACCACGCCACGAGCCGTTTCATGGCCGAACTCGGCGAGGCCATCGCCCGCAAGCTCTGGGTCCCCACCCAGCGACAGTGATCAGGGACGCACCAACCCCGTGTGCCGCAACAACGCATCGATCTGAGGATCGCGACCCCGGAAGGCACGATAAACCTCCATCGGATGACGGCTCCCCCCCAGCGCCAGCACCGAGTCGCGATAGGTCCGCCCGAGTTCACTCACCTCCGCTTCGTTATCGAGTCCAACCTCCTCGAAAGCCGCGAACGCGTCCGCGCTCAGCACCTCGGCCCACTTGTAGCTGTAATACCCCGCCGCGTAACCGCCCGCGAAGATGTGCGTGAACGAGCACAGGAAACGATCCTCGGGCAGCAAGGGCATCGGCGCCAGCGACGCGCTGATCTCGCGGTGCACGTCCATCGGCGATACGCCCGCCGGCGCATCGTGGTGCAGACGCAGGTCTGTCAAGGCGAACTCCACCTGACGCAGCGTCATCCAGCCCGTCCGGTAGGTCCGCGCCGCCACGATCTTCTCAAACAGGTCGTCCGGCAGCGGCTCGCCCGTCTCCACATGACCCGTCATGCCCACCAGCGTCGGCTTGTGATAACACCAGTTCTCCATGAACTGACTCGCCAACTCCACCGCGTCCCACTCGACGCCGTTGATCCCCGCCACGTCCGCAACGTCCACCGTCGTCAGCATCCCCTGCAGACCGTGACCGAATTCATGGAACAGCGTCTCGACCTCGCGGAAGCTCATCAGCGACGGCTTGCCGTCCACCGGCGGCGTGCCGTTGCAGACCAGGTGCACCACCGGCAGCTGCAACCCCGAGTCGCGATGCATCCGCGTCAGGCACTGATCCATCCACGCCCCGCCTCGCTTGTCCGCCGGCCGCGCGTAGGGATCAAGGTAGAACCCCGCGATCGGCTCGCCCGACGCGTCGAGCACACGGTAGTAGCGCACGTCCTCCTGCCAGACCGGAGCGACGCCCTCGGTCAGCTCGAACGTGACCCCGAACAGACGCGTGCACAGCGAAAACAGCCCGTCGAGAACACGCGGCAGCGGGAAGTAAGGCCGCAACTGCTCGTCCGTAAAATCAAAACGCGTCTCGCGCAAACGCTCGGCCCAGAAGGCCACGTCCCACCGCGCGAGCTCGCCCTCGTGCCCGTGCTCGTTGGCGAACCGCCGCAGCTC
Coding sequences within:
- a CDS encoding Fe(2+)-trafficking protein encodes the protein MNALEERIAQWERMAAEAPDDMAYFSLGNAYREAERHEDAAGAYQKAIDLNAGMSRAYQHLGQVLIKTDKRDEAAEVLTKGYKVAAERGDVMPQKAMGSLLEQIDAPLPEVVDAAAQKAEVEASGDMVLDRRYGQPQPRLADPPMRGPIGQFIYDHFGQVTWNEWIGQGTKVINELRLDFSNPAHQDVYEQQMLEWLQVSMEEIEQYNADKPA
- a CDS encoding PD-(D/E)XK nuclease family protein; the encoded protein is MREDVAMPARRIFLGQGQPLLDLAVAAIARAYPAGDVSTPAWDLTGVLIAIPSDRARRQLLDRLVARAEADGRVLLPPELTAPERLMRLAVPNDPTLATPWQSLLVRRSVLERVDPAAIEALIPNAASVSGAAGESLVTWMMRTSDELLLEGLAAETLPDRLREAGVDIPSMARYEAFALLERAYLEALERLGLKDRWRHVAGCVERGEVRVEREILLLGVMSPQRLLQRLLRCVSDRVTALVGAPEGDAEAFDDLGVAVGEVWAGRSPTLDDACLRFVERATDQNVAVVEAIEGHTRGAGYDAGDVAVVTTSPTLSEPIRAAITMAGTSAAVIGSMPLEQTPPATLLGLLIRFAESRRLDDLAVLLRHPDALLYLRHCGLASAPPPDVVGVLDRVASEAVIGEIDASWLRGQAEALGPLVEALLALLPGDLERPRLLCGWAGVIRSALEGLYNHEGHAKEALPLLGESLEVLLEQIDAVSQLAGGVVEQPELSLEEAWGWLLDAASASVGLPVDESALAIVGVLELAFDPSPVLVVAGLNEGQFPARPRPDRLLPESLRVRLGIDTATRRCARDLWALGTAIGSRDRVTLIATGRSAEDDPLLPSLPLLGGDRATQIARLQRFLTRRDAAAERLQVIEPGKANRFLMACPPASVAVPERVSVTAFRDYISCPYRFYLKHVRRLRVSGDAAYELDAAGFGTLMHEVLATLKDVDPADRSSEARIGLWLDEALDRCARARMGAVLSPTLRLQVMQARERLAPVAAMQHARWEQGWEIVAVEESLRLPVAVGGRTMTIKGKIDRIDRHPDGGWQVLDYKTFDNVDDPRKKHWRSSVETWIDLQLPIYLDLVRQEPVAAAGDIDTGYWVLPAKPSADTNDHIVLCGWNDEEIKSARAERDRILEAIASGIFWPPSDQARYEDGYEALCADYATDREDLIETAREEVS
- a CDS encoding serine hydrolase, with the protein product MKYLPALIAFLTILLTGCAVTPTTTTTGASTWFDDVLGVREGRYGGLFDDPEAHRVQILVSEVIERNGKPAVLKRYHYRVDAEYIYPASSIKVAGCVAALLELQRLAEQTGLPLDADTPLMLYPRQPDGNITTRDDSNVYNGTITLHQEIRKVCFVSSNEGYNRLFDFVGRDRLNKDMWDAGLKSFRLRHRLSEPGDENWQRWTPQIDMILDERVHTLPERTATLTLPPSQVPGSMLLGKRYYDWDGNLIQQPFDFTTKNHVSLIDLQDMLIMIARPEIDLGKPGFPLTDVHRALLMQTLSQDPLESKNPVYPATRYEPGFADSWYVPGIARVVPRPAIFSVDKSGQAYGFQIDNAYFLDRSTGASFFVTAVAYNNPNQTLNDNTYNYHATSRFMAELGEAIARKLWVPTQRQ
- a CDS encoding M3 family metallopeptidase encodes the protein MTTIADNPLLQTEGLPAFDRIEPTHVVEGVQAALAEVTAAFEAIESAAEPTWAGVMEPLEKLEARFAYFWSPVGHLMSVKNSEALREAYEAVQPEVVAFGLRAGQSRPIYEALVAIRDGEGWEALRDAQRRAITLRIQAAERSGVALEGEAKEKFEAIAKELSKLTTDFANHVLDATKAYELIVTDPADAEGWPESLRQIAAQSHRMNVEGSEATADAGPWRVTLDYPCLGPFMEHSRNRSQREALYRASATKASTGDLDNQPLIDRILELRRQKIELLGFANYADFSLDAKMAPGVAAVRTMLNELAEAAKPIADGEMEELRRFANEHGHEGELARWDVAFWAERLRETRFDFTDEQLRPYFPLPRVLDGLFSLCTRLFGVTFELTEGVAPVWQEDVRYYRVLDASGEPIAGFYLDPYARPADKRGGAWMDQCLTRMHRDSGLQLPVVHLVCNGTPPVDGKPSLMSFREVETLFHEFGHGLQGMLTTVDVADVAGINGVEWDAVELASQFMENWCYHKPTLVGMTGHVETGEPLPDDLFEKIVAARTYRTGWMTLRQVEFALTDLRLHHDAPAGVSPMDVHREISASLAPMPLLPEDRFLCSFTHIFAGGYAAGYYSYKWAEVLSADAFAAFEEVGLDNEAEVSELGRTYRDSVLALGGSRHPMEVYRAFRGRDPQIDALLRHTGLVRP